The following are encoded in a window of Hippoglossus hippoglossus isolate fHipHip1 chromosome 23, fHipHip1.pri, whole genome shotgun sequence genomic DNA:
- the gpr37b gene encoding prosaposin receptor GPR37b produces the protein MILQPRTLFVLLAHAHVLVSLRNNGEVRGYEDTNVGAYSARTFHASLRESHQSRARDRALSAGYATGASSAERAISRGTLNSTHPWRRASIAGETRRVGHNKRDFNRTVTPMEDPHAVAHWDATRRHNKRIKLNGALDTTRTPAGGHYNAAKPSSMGRGGGGPEDGDRHKRGTKDEQKKGWKRGRSRLNKGVVPLAQPHTSPWEPIPKPVALTSTDLPFDLFTRRPEFFTFREENPWDATPITPPSSQDFGDEIKNPFYPVTSETYGAYAITCVSGVIFLVGIAGNIAILCIVCQNYYMKSISNSLLANLAVWDFVLILFCLPMVVFHELTKSWLLGEFTCKVVPYVEVASLGVTTFTLCALCIDRFRAATNVQMYYEMIENCTSTTAKLAVIWIGALLLALPELLIRQLVTEDTGIPGEPPVERCIIRISTSLPDMLYVLGLTYEGARLWWCFGCYFCLPTLFTIGCSLVTARKIRRAEQASVRSNKKQIRLESQMNCTVVALAIVYGACVVPENICNIVSAYMAAGVPEHTMSILHLLSQLLLFCRAAVTPALLLLLCRPLGRAFLDCCCCCCCNHVPSSATASDDNEHECTTELELSPFSTIRRELSNYTPAGSNC, from the exons ATGATTCTGCAGCCCAGGACGTTGTTTGTGTTACTGGCCCACGCACATGTTTTAGTATCTTTGAGGAATAATGGGGAAGTGCGGGGCTACGAGGACACCAACGTCGGCGCGTACTCCGCCAGGACTTTCCACGCGTCACTGCGGGAGAGTCACCAAAGCAGAGCCAGGGACCGCGCGCTCTCGGCGGGGTATGCCACAGGTGCGTCCTCGGCGGAGCGGGCGATCTCCAGGGGGACCCTTAACTCCACTCACCCCTGGAGGAGAGCGTCAATTGCGGGTGAGACGAGGCGAGTGGGACACAACAAACGCGACTTCAATAGGACTGTGACACCCATGGAGGATCCCCACGCCGTCGCACATTGGGACGCGACGCGCCGCCATAATAAGAGGATAAAGTTGAATGGCGCTCTTGATACTACGAGGACGCCAGCAGGTGGACACTACAATGCGGCTAAGCCCTCCTCAATGGGCCGGGGAGGAGGGGGCCCCGAGGACGGCGACAGGCACAAGAGGGGCACAAAAGACGAGCAGAAGAAAGGatggaagagggggagaagCCGGCTGAACAAAGGCGTGGTGCCTCTGGCTCAACCCCACACGTCGCCGTGGGAACCCATCCCCAAGCCAGTGGCCCTCACCTCCACCGACCTGCCCTTTGACCTCTTCACCAGGAGGCCCGAGTTCTTCACGTTCAGGGAGGAGAACCCCTGGGACGCCACGCCGATCACGCCCCCCAGCTCGCAGGACTTTGGCGACGAGATCAAGAACCCCTTCTACCCGGTGACCAGCGAGACCTACGGCGCGTACGCCATCACCTGCGTGTCCGGGGTGATCTTCCTGGTGGGCATAGCGGGCAACATCGCCATCCTGTGCATCGTGTGCCAGAACTACTACATGAAGAGCATCTCCAACTCTCTGCTGGCCAACTTGGCCGTGTGGGATTTTGTGCTCATCCTCTTCTGCCTGCCCATGGTGGTGTTCCACGAACTGACCAAGTCCTGGCTGCTGGGGGAGTTCACCTGCAAAGTGGTGCCATATGTGGAG GTGGCGTCTTTGGGCGTGACCACCTTCACCCTGTGCGCTCTGTGCATCGACCGCTTCCGCGCAGCCACCAACGTCCAGATGTACTACGAGATGATCGAGAACTGCACGTCTACCACTGCCAAGCTCGCCGTCATCTGGATCGGCGCCCTCCTTTTGGCCCTCCCTGAGCTCCTCATTCGACAGCTGGTGACGGAGGACACGGGAATCCCAGGCGAGCCTCCCGTCGAACGCTGCATCATCAGGATATCCACCTCGCTTCCTGACATGCTGTACGTGCTGGGCCTGACCTACGAGGGCGCTCGTCTGTGGTGGTGCTTCGGCTGCTACTTTTGTCTGCCCACCCTCTTCACCATCGGGTGCTCGTTGGTAACGGCGCGCAAGATCCGGCGTGCGGAGCAGGCCAGCGTGCGTAGCAACAAGAAGCAGATTCGGCTGGAGAGCCAGATGAACTGCACCGTCGTGGCGCTGGCAATTGTCTACGGTGCGTGCGTGGTGCCTGAGAACATCTGCAACATAGTTTCTGCATACATGGCGGCCGGTGTTCCCGAGCACACCATGTCcatcctccatcttctctcccagctgctgctcttctgTCGGGCCGCCGTGACGCCagcgctgctgctcctcctgtgtcGTCCGCTGGGCAGGGCCTTCctagactgctgctgctgctgctgctgtaaccaCGTGCCCTCCTCGGCCACGGCCAGCGACGATAACGAACACGAGTGCACCACCGAGCTGGAGCTGTCGCCGTTCAGCACCATCCGCAGGGAGCTGAGTAACTACACACCTGCTGGCTCCAACTGCTAA